Proteins from one Gossypium raimondii isolate GPD5lz chromosome 8, ASM2569854v1, whole genome shotgun sequence genomic window:
- the LOC105790273 gene encoding protein N-terminal asparagine amidohydrolase isoform X2, giving the protein MIFVDGLPFSLNSSSSSSSSSKSQPSDLLVALMEHQVLVSATHSFKSIQERKVSASMDSKLITSSNSSRYVYLFQREYATVDPSLVHYVGTDEATTCVGVVIRNRKNGMTSVSHMDSPKIVDIGFYQMLALVVDHNLDAGLDVHLVGAFEDVSPNHASGRSISQGKRDGYSIPLCRKIVETMQKRPEKFHVKTLCVLRHNTKYDSQGNALPIFNGLLVETSSGTLIPASFDKTSRCPDEIVRRLRVSSSHEDPSWQGKLLDTYDTKTDRFIIAPCSWTKRLVQIVLSLQSLSDSEILASCSTSPLAEGPEFVDNERRLWNYLIKNPDWRTTFPMRQPRVFERTGDGGWKRAGLSSQ; this is encoded by the exons atgatTTTTGTGGATGGACTTCCCTTCTCTCTCAactcttcttcatcatcatcatcatcgtccAAGTCTCAG CCATCGGATTTATTAGTGGCATTGATGGAACACCAAGTTTTAGTGTCTGCCACACATTCTTTCAAGTCTATCCAGGAAAGGAAAGTCTCAGCATCCATGGATTCCAAGCTAATAACATCGTCTAACAGCTCTAGATATGTTTACTTATTCCAGAGGGAATACGCTACTGTAGATCCCTCACTTGTCCAT TATGTCGGCACTGATGAAGCCACAACCTGCGTGGGTGTTGTCATTCGGAACCGAAAAAACGGGAT GACATCCGTTTCCCATATGGATTCTCCAAAAATTGTAGATATTGGCTTCTACCAGATGTTGGCACTAGTTGTTGATCACAATTTAGATGCTGGTTTGGAT GTGCATTTAGTCGGTGCTTTCGAAGATGTTTCACCTAAT CATGCTAGCGGCCGAAGTATATCACAGGGGAAACGAGATGGTTATTCCATTCCTTTATGCAGAAAAATAGTGGAAACCATGCAGAAGAGGCCGGAAAAATTTCATGTAAAGACTCTCTGTGTTCTTCGACATAACACGAAATACGATTCTCAAGGAAATGCGCTTCCCATTTTCAATGGACTCCTG GTGGAAACTTCTTCAGGAACCCTCATCCCTGCCAGCTTTGATAAAACTTCACGATGCCCGGATGAAATTGTTCGGAGGCTTCGAGTCTCTTCTTCGCATGAAGACCCCAGTTGGCAGGGAAAATTACTGGATACTTATGACACTAAAACTGATAGATTCATCATTGCTCCTTGCAGTTG GACCAAACGCCTCGTACAAATTGTTTTGTCACTTCAAAGCCTTTCTGATTCAGAAATACTTGCTTCATGCTCTACTTCACCTCTTGCTGAGGGTCCAGAGTTTGTGGATAATGAGAGAAG GTTGTGGAACTATCTAATTAAGAATCCAGACTGGAGAACGACTTTTCCGATGAGGCAACCACGAGTGTTTGAGAGGACAGGTGACGGCGGCTGGAAAAGAGCTGGTTTGTCATCACAATGA
- the LOC105790273 gene encoding protein N-terminal asparagine amidohydrolase isoform X1, protein MIFVDGLPFSLNSSSSSSSSSKSQPSDLLVALMEHQVLVSATHSFKSIQERKVSASMDSKLITSSNSSRYVYLFQREYATVDPSLVHYVGTDEATTCVGVVIRNRKNGMTSVSHMDSPKIVDIGFYQMLALVVDHNLDAGLDVHLVGAFEDVSPNHASGRSISQGKRDGYSIPLCRKIVETMQKRPEKFHVKTLCVLRHNTKYDSQGNALPIFNGLLVETSSGTLIPASFDKTSRCPDEIVRRLRVSSSHEDPSWQGKLLDTYDTKTDRFIIAPCSWTKRLVQIVLSLQSLSDSEILASCSTSPLAEGPEFVDNERSWRYKKVIMPGNWLRHGWFGLRTVFYIQVNEFILSEILDLR, encoded by the exons atgatTTTTGTGGATGGACTTCCCTTCTCTCTCAactcttcttcatcatcatcatcatcgtccAAGTCTCAG CCATCGGATTTATTAGTGGCATTGATGGAACACCAAGTTTTAGTGTCTGCCACACATTCTTTCAAGTCTATCCAGGAAAGGAAAGTCTCAGCATCCATGGATTCCAAGCTAATAACATCGTCTAACAGCTCTAGATATGTTTACTTATTCCAGAGGGAATACGCTACTGTAGATCCCTCACTTGTCCAT TATGTCGGCACTGATGAAGCCACAACCTGCGTGGGTGTTGTCATTCGGAACCGAAAAAACGGGAT GACATCCGTTTCCCATATGGATTCTCCAAAAATTGTAGATATTGGCTTCTACCAGATGTTGGCACTAGTTGTTGATCACAATTTAGATGCTGGTTTGGAT GTGCATTTAGTCGGTGCTTTCGAAGATGTTTCACCTAAT CATGCTAGCGGCCGAAGTATATCACAGGGGAAACGAGATGGTTATTCCATTCCTTTATGCAGAAAAATAGTGGAAACCATGCAGAAGAGGCCGGAAAAATTTCATGTAAAGACTCTCTGTGTTCTTCGACATAACACGAAATACGATTCTCAAGGAAATGCGCTTCCCATTTTCAATGGACTCCTG GTGGAAACTTCTTCAGGAACCCTCATCCCTGCCAGCTTTGATAAAACTTCACGATGCCCGGATGAAATTGTTCGGAGGCTTCGAGTCTCTTCTTCGCATGAAGACCCCAGTTGGCAGGGAAAATTACTGGATACTTATGACACTAAAACTGATAGATTCATCATTGCTCCTTGCAGTTG GACCAAACGCCTCGTACAAATTGTTTTGTCACTTCAAAGCCTTTCTGATTCAGAAATACTTGCTTCATGCTCTACTTCACCTCTTGCTGAGGGTCCAGAGTTTGTGGATAATGAGAGAAG ttggaggTACAAAAAAGTGATTATGCCTGGAAATTGGTTGCGGCATGGATGGTTTGGCTTGCGTACTGTGTTTTACATTCAAGTCAATGAGTTTATTCTAAGTGAGATACTCGATCTCCGTTAA
- the LOC105790274 gene encoding sister chromatid cohesion 1 protein 3 — MFYSHTFLSRKAPLGTVWTAAHLQHRLKKSHYASIDILSTVDHIMFPEVPIALRMSAHLLLGISRIYSKKVDYLFHDCNIILIGLSKVFATTQVNLPEDARQAPVQAITLPETLDLDAMDLDVDVYTEDASDNHLKSPEDITLTDQIPVERDAYVAITFDDDIMMDDALPQMDDNLHEPPESGHEGFEDLGPDNQEQVPSVQYAGPSNQTQVLESVSNEGSQDLPEIEMMRDASHDFSTQKLPSMCPDDKNTDALEQALDEKEICSPSLHLLASGELSLPFQQHSNPPTSASNGPPEAFVHESPELVIPPSPPPPQPRQRRKTRQKFDEKLVLPNRFMKRALEDCSDLVRKKKKIPCSAFGVWKSNNDRKMDQVFNEPSLTGLSEGICNMFKRDGISIKSQLVVPEEIVPEPMVPQSTVPTTEASSELRVGPATPDPRAGLSPGSAPGMDMEVERLRHIEGNAADNVFPEFESFPAGSMPSPFRREDTPFSARSLESELAPTAGTASTTNFAASTATRWSDIDTPRTFMEEQSCLGNSGFSTIPEFETSETDLYFLEEDANTPTESAASQGVGSLSARTRAVAKYLNSHSPITPIPEDGRIDLSLNKILEGKTRKICARMFFETVVLKSYGMIDVRQEEAYGDITLQLNPSMLSKVDPSKSV, encoded by the exons ATGTTTTATTCCCATACGTTTTTGTCTCGTAAGGCGCCGCTTGGTACTGTGTGGACCGCCGCTCATCTCCAGCACCGCCTCAAGAAGTCTCATTACGCCTCCATCGATATCCTCTCCACCGTCG ATCACATTATGTTCCCTGAAGTTCCCATTGCATTAAGAATGTCAGCCCATTTGCTTTTAGGCATTTCTCGTATATACTCTAAGAAAGTTGATTATCTTTTTCATGATTGCAATATCATCCTTATTGGTTTAAGCAAGGTGTTTGCTACAACACAAGTTAATTTGCCTGAGGATGCAAGACAAGCACCAGTTCAAGCAATCACTTTGCCAGAAACTTTGGATTTGGATGCCATGGATTTGGATGTTGATGTGTATACTGAAGA tgCTTCAGATAATCATCTCAAGAGTCCTGAAGATATAACACTGACAGATCAAATTCCTGTAGAGAGGGATGCTTATGTTGCTATAACTTTTGATGAT GATATCATGATGGATGATGCATTACCTCAGATGGATGA CAACCTTCATGAACCTCCAGAGAGTGGCCATGAAGGTTTTGAAGATCTTGGTCCAGACAATCAAGAACAAGTGCCTAGTGTTCAGTATGCAGGTCCAAGTAATCAAACACAAGTACTTGAGTCTGTTAGCAATGAAGGTTCTCAAGATCTTCCGGAAATTGAAATGATGCGTGATGCTTCTCATGATTTTTCCACCCAAAAGCTCCCCTCAATGTGTCCGGATGACAAAAACACAGACGCTTTGGAGCAAGCCTTGGACGAGAAGGAAATATGTTCTCCTAGTTTGCACTTATTAGCTTCCGGAGAGCTGTCTTTGCCTTTTCAGCAGCACTCAAACCCACCTACTTCTGCTTCGAATGGGCCTCCGGAGGCTTTTG TGCATGAATCACCTGAACTGGTCATTCCACCATCTCCACCACCTCCGCAGCCAAGGCAGAGACGAAAAACACGGCAGAAGTTTGACGAGAAATTGGTGTTACCAAATAG ATTTATGAAGAGGGCACTTGAAGATTGTAGTGATCTGgtaaggaagaaaaagaaaatccctTGCTCTGCTTTTGGCGTATGGAAGTCAAATAATGATCGAAAAATGGACCAGGTTTTTAATGAGCCTTCATTAACCG GGCTGAGTGAAGGTATATGTAATATGTTCAAAAGAGATGGTATCTCTATAAAATCCCAGTTGGTGGTGCCAGAGGAAATTGTCCCCGAACCTATGGTACCACAGTCCACTGTTCCTACAACTGAAGCCAGCTCCGAGCTTAGGGTTGGGCCTGCTACACCAGATCCTAGAGCTGGATTGTCTCCGGGTTCAGCACCTGGAATGGATATGGAAGTTGAACGTCTTCGGCATATCGAAGGCAATGCTGCCGACAATGTTTTCCCTGAATTTGAGTCTTTCCCAGCTGGATCCATGCCTTCTCCATTCAGAAGGGAGGATACTCCTTTCTCAGCTCGCAGTTTAGAATCAGAGTTGGCACCTACAGCGGGAACTGCTAGCACAACAAACTTTGCAGCATCAACTGCAACTCGTTGGTCTGACATCGATACACCTAGGACATTTATGGAAGAGCAATCTTGTCTAGGAAACTCCGGGTTTTCAACCATTCCCGAATTTGAGACTTCTGAAACA GATCTTTATTTTCTGGAAGAAGATGCTAATACACCGACAG AATCGGCAGCAAGCCAAGGGGTTGGTTCCTTATCTGCGAGAACAAg GGCAGTGGCTAAATACTTGAATAGTCATTCCCCTATTACCCCAATCCCAGAAGATGGTCGTATAGATCTTAGTTTAAACAAGATTTTGGaaggaaaaacaagaaaaatatgtGCTCGAATGTTCTTCGAGACTGTG GTATTGAAGAGTTATGGAATGATTGATGTACGACAAGAAGAAGCTTATGGTGATATAACACTTCAGTTAAATCCTTCAATGTTATCCAAGGTTGATCCATCCAAATCAGTGTAG
- the LOC105790276 gene encoding uncharacterized protein LOC105790276, with translation MELPVIDLAPYLAIADAGNRGSESTKRASGLTELCHEVSRLLKETGALLVKDPRCTAEDNDRFIDMMEKYFEKPAEFKRLQERPFLHYQVGVTPEGVEVPRSLVDEEMQEKLRAMPKEHQPLTPKGPDPKWRYMWRVGPRPSKTRFQELNSEPVIPEGFPEWKETMDSWGYKMISAIEAVAEMAAIGFGLPKDAFTSLMKQGPHLLAPTGSDLKRYGQEGTVFAGYHYDLNFLTIHGRSRFPGLNIWLRNGEKIEVKVPIGCLLIQTGKQIEWLTAGECTAGMHEVVVTKRTINAIKLASEQNRSLWRVSSTLFAHIASDAVLKPLGHFAESPLASKYPSICTGEFVEQELSVINLKGNKGES, from the exons ATGGAGTTGCCGGTGATAGATCTAGCACCGTATTTGGCGATTGCCGATGCCGGAAATCGTGGAAGTGAGTCTACAAAGCGAGCGAGTGGACTCACCGAGTTGTGCCACGAGGTGAGTCGACTCCTCAAAGAAACCGGGGCTTTACTGGTTAAGGATCCACGCTGTACGGCTGAAGATAACGATAGGTTCATTGATATGATGGAGAAGTACTTCGAGAAGCCAGCTGAATTCAAGCGCTTGCAGGAGCGTCCCTTTTTACATTACCAG GTTGGAGTAACGCCAGAGGGAGTGGAAGTGCCAAGAAGCTTGGTTGATGAAGAAATGCAAGAGAAGTTAAGGGCAATGCCCAAAGAACACCAACCATTAACTCCCAAGGGCCCTGATCCGAAGTGGCGATATATGTGGAGAGTGGGCCCTCGCCCTTCAAAAACCCGCTTTCAG GAACTTAATTCAGAACCTGTCATACCTGAAGGTTTCCCTGAATGGAAAGAGACCATGGACTCATGGGGATACAAAATGATATCGGCAATAGAG GCTGTTGCTGAAATGGCAGCAATTGGATTTGGGTTGCCTAAAGATGCATTCACTTCCCTTATGAAACAG GGGCCACATCTTCTAGCTCCAACAGGGAGTGACCTCAAACGTTATGGGCAGGAGGGCACTGTTTTTGCAGGCTACCACTATGACCTTAACTTTCTAACTATTCACGGCAGAAGCAGGTTCCCTGGTCTAAACATCTGGCTAAGGAATGGGGAAAAGATTGAGGTGAAAGTTCCTATAGGATGTCTTCTAATTCAGACTGGGAAGCAG ATAGAATGGTTGACTGCTGGTGAGTGTACTGCTGGTATGCATGAAGTTGTTGTCACAAAGAGGACAATCAATGCTATAAAGTTAGCATCAGAGCAAAATCGTAGCCTATGGAGAGTATCCTCAACG TTGTTTGCGCACATAGCTTCGGATGCTGTGTTAAAGCCTCTCGGACACTTTGCAGAATCACCCCTTGCTAGCAAATATCCATCCATATGTACGGGAGAGTTTGTTGAACAAGAGCTTTCAGTAATTAATCTGAAAGGAAATAAAGGGGAATCATGA